CGTTCCGAGCCTTCCGGATCTCGAAATCCCGAAGAACCAGAACTCGCGGATAGCCACCCTGTGGTCTCGGTCGCACGAGAACGTTTCCGGAATGGTCGGAAATATTCCGTCCGGACTCGTAACTTCGACCGGGTCCAGAATTCGACCATAGAGACCACTCACGCCACCGTATTCGACGATTCACGACGAAATCGACCCGGTGGAAGTGTCGTTTTCAAAACTACTTCTCTCGGCAATCGTTCCGACGATGGCGGAACTGTTATGTGTGACACGTCGAATTGTGGGGTATGACAAACGACGGCCGGATCAAGTCGATACAGACCGCCTTCGAGTTGATCGAAGGGCTCGAACAGCTCGACGGGGCCCGGGCGTCGACGCTGGCCGACCACGTCGACAAACCCGTCAGTACCGTCCACGACTATCTCCAGACGCTGGAACAGATCCAGTACGTGACCAAACACGACAACGTGTACCGCCCCGGCACGCGGTTCCTGGAGATCGGCGAAGCCGAGCGGGTGAAGCGGCCGCTCTATCAGGTCGCCGAACCCGAACTCACGTCGCTCGCCGAGGAGACCGGCGAGTTGGCCACACTCATGGTCGAAGAACACGGGAAGGGCGTCCTGCTCGATATCGAGGAGGGCGAGGCGGCGATCCAGCTCCACACTTATCCGGGCGTCCGGATGCCGTTGCATACCTCGGCACTGGGGAAGGCGATTCTCGCTCACCTCCCCGAGGAGCGGGTCGACGAGATCATCGACGAACACGGGCTAACGGCGATGACCAAAAACACGGTGACGGAACGCGATCGACTCGACGACCAACTGGAGGACGCGCGCGAACAGGGGTTCGTGATCGATCGCGGGGAACGGATCGATGGCGTTCTCTGCCTCGCGGCCCCGATCCTCGGCCGGCAGGACCTGGTACTGGGTGCGATCTGTGTCTGTAGCCCCGCCAGTCGCATCGACAACGACGAGGACCTCGAACGGATCAGGGACGCCGTCATGCGCACGGCGAACATGATTCAGGTGAATCTGAACTACTCCGATACGCGGTAAGCTGGCGTGTTATCCGACCATCGTCAGGCCGCCACTGATGCTGAGCACCTGGCCGGTGATGAAGTCGGCGTCGGAACTGGCGAGGAAGGCCACGCCGCCCGCGATGTCCTCGGGTTCGGCCATCCGACCGAGCGGGACCTTCTGTTCCATGCCGCCGAGAATCTTCTCGCCGAGATCCGACTCCTTCATGTCGTCGGTCAGCGGCGTCTCCGTCGGTCCGGGAGCGATGGCGTTGCAGTTGACGCCGGTTCGCGCGAGTTCCCGTGCGATCGTCTTGGTGAACGAGATGATGCCACCTTTCGCGCCGGAGTAGACCGCCTCGCCGGAGCTCCCGACGCGAGCGGCGTCCGAGGCGACGTTGATTATCTTCCCGTCCGTGTCGGTGTCGACGTAGTGGTTCGCGACCGCGTGGGCGCAGTTGATCTGGCCCTTGAGGTTGATGTCGATGATCCGGTTCCAGACATCGGGGTCCTGATCGACGAACCACTCCATCACGTCCCAGCCGGCGTTGTTGACGAGCAGATCGACGCCGCCCTCGGCTTCGACGACCTCGTCGACCATCGACTGAACGTCCTCGTAGTCGGTCACGTCGGCGACGGCAGTGAGCGCCTCGCCACCGGCGTCTTCGATCTCCGCGACGGTCTCCGCTGCCCGTTCCTCTTCGAGGTCGTTCACGGCGATCGTCGCACCCTCCTCGGCGAGTCGGAGTGCGATGGCGCGACCGATTCCTTGACCGCTGCCAGTAACTATCGCTGTCGTCTCTGCTAGCCCTCGCATAGGTAGACGTGCGAGGGTGCTACCTTAACTGTTTCTCAAAAAATCGGACAGGCGCTAGTCGCGGTACTTGTAGCGCTGTTTCTTCCCGGTAGCGGTCCGCTCGATTTCGTCCACGAACTCGTACTTTCGGGGCCGCTTGTAGTCGGCGAGACCCTCGTGCGTTTTGCAGTACTCCTCGAGGTCGTCCGCGTCGAGGCCGTCGGCGACGACGTACGCGGTGACGACCTGTCCCCACTCTTCGTCTTCGGTGCCGACGACGGTCACCGCTTCGACCTCGTCGTGGGCTTCCAGGGTCTCTTCGACTTCGATGGGTGAGACCAGTTCCCCGCCCGAGAGGATCATGTCGTCGGCGCGGCCGGTGATCCGGAGATAGCCGTCGTCGTTGACGACGCCGAGGTCGTCGGTGTAGTACCAGCCGCTCCGGATCGACTCCTTGGTCTTCTCCTTGCTGCCGAAGTAGTAGTCCAGCGCCGCACCGCTGTTGACGACGATCTCGCCTTCCTCGCCCTGCGGGACGGTCTCGTCGGGGGCGACCACTCGGGAGCGGTCGAACTCGATGACGTTGACCTCCGTGTCGTTCGTGGGGCGGCCGGCCGAGCCCGCCTGTTCGGGGAGGTCCTCCGGTCGGAGCATCGTGTCGAGCAACGTCTCGGTGGTCCCGTACCCGTTGTACAGGTTCGGCGTGATCGTCTCCATGATCGCCTCGGCCAGTTGCTTCGACAGCGGCGAACCCATACAGAGCAGACACTCCAGACTGGAGAGGTCGCGGTCCTCGAGGTCGTCGAGTTCCGTCATCCGCTGGGCGACGGTCGGCACGCCGACGATGTGGGTCACGCCGTACGTTTCCACCATCTCGACGACCGAGTCCGGTTCCCAGTCCTGCGTGACGAGGATCGTCCCACCGGCCTCGACGACCGGATGCACAGTGATGTCGACGCCGCCCGCGTGGAACCACGGTGACAGCTGCAGCGCCACGCTACTCTGTGAGATCCCGATGTTGCGGGCCGATTCTTGCGCCCGGTTCGAGGCCGTCTCTGCGGTGAATGTGACGCCCTTCGGCATGCCCGTCGTCCCGCTCGTATAGAGGATGTACGTCGGGTCGTCGGGTTCGATGGGAACTTCCGGCGGCGCGGACCCGTCGTCGTGGTCGGTGAGTGTCTCGAACTCCTCGTCGGAGTCCGAACACCCACCGACGCCGACGGTGTGGGGGCTCACGTCCGCGTCCGCGAGCGCGGCGCTGAAGTCGTCCTCGACGTCGGCGTCGTAGACTGCTACCTTCGGGGCGACGTCGTCGACGATGTACCGGAAGTTGTCCCGGGCCAGCATGAAGTTGATCGGGACGGGCACGGCGCCGAGTTTGTAACAGGCGTACAGCGTCAACGGGAACTCGGCCGTGTTGAAAAGCACCATCGCGACCCGGTCGCCCTTCCGAATCCCGCGATCCGACAGCGCGTTCGCGACCCGGTTGACCCGTTCGTCGAACTCGGCGTAGGTGAGCGTCTCACCGGTCTCGACGATTTCGAGCGCCGACTCGTTCGCTCGCCACTCCACATTCCGTTCTAGGTATCTGCGTTGGGTAATCACACAGCCATGTGGATAAGCAACTACAATGAATCTTTCTATGGGGTATAAAAGCCGAACACTGCCGATAGGTTCGGTCGACGGATACAGTCAGTCGACGGCGATCACAGCGCGGCGAGCCCGCCGTCCACGTGGAGAACCTCGCCTGTGACCCACTCGTTGCGCGGGTCTGCGAGGAGGGCCACGCTCTCGGCCACCGCTTCCGGGGGGACGGTGTCGCCGTTCGGCACGCGTTCTTCGAGGTCCTCCATGGCCGCGGCCGTCTCCTCGGATACCGACGCGTAGTAGTTGTCCTTTCGGAGCGGGCCGGGGTTGACCGCGTTGACGCGGATCCCCTTCTCGGCCTGTTCGACGGCCAGGTAGCGGACGAGACATTCGAGAGCTGCCTTCGCGCTCGCGAGGAGTCCGTGCAGTGGCATGTAGGTGTGGCTGTCGTTGCCCGAGACGGCGACGACGGAGCCGTCCCCGTCCATGAGATCGAGCGCGCGCTGGGTCGCGAGGAGGAATCCCGTGACGCCGAGGTCGTAGGTCAGTGCGATATCTTTCGCCGTCACTTCGTCGAGGGGCTTGAACGCCGTGACGGCGGCGTTGTGGACGAACACGTCGACTGTCCCGAACTCGTCGTCGACGCGGTCGAAGAGGTAGTCGATGGCATCCGGATCACCCGCGTCCGCCTGCACGGCGAGGGCTTCGGCCTCGGGGTGGGCTTCCTCGACCGCGACGACGGTCTCGGCCGCTGCTTCCTCGTTCGACCGGTAGTTGACGACGACGGTGGCACCGCGAGCCCCGAACCGCTCGGCGATGGCTCGGCCGAGTCCGCGACTCGCGCCCGTGATCACGACGACTGCGTCTTGCCAATCCGGTGACTGGATCGCTGACATCGACCGAACGTGGGCGCTCCGTCCTGAAGACCGTTTCCCCGCGACCGATTCCTGTCGGGCAGAGAATGTGAAGATTTAGGAGGGAGGGGGAGTACGGATGGGGTATGGACGTGCAAGCAATCGATACCATGTGTCGCGGGTTCTACGTCGAACCCGAACTGGCGAAACCGCTCTTCGAGGTCCGAGAGTTCAGGACGCTCGCCAAATCCACGTTCGGCGGTGTGATGGCGAAACACGACATCCCCGAGGACGAGATGTGGCGCGTCTTCGGTGTTCTCGGGAACGACTCGCTGGAGGAGACGGTCGACGAGATGGACGAGGTCGGCGTCGAGAAGATCTTCATCGACCAGCTCGTCCAGTGGTCCCGCGACGCGAAGGAGGCGCTGACGCTGCTCAGCGTCGAGGAACTCGCGGAGATGGTCGACCGGTCGGACGGCCGCGTGGTTCCCGGCGTCGGCTACAACCCCCACCGGATCCCCGAGAGCCTCGAACGGATCGAGCGGGCCGTCGAGGATCACGACTTCAAGTACGTCTGGTTCCACCCGATGACGTTCGGGCTCGAACCGACCGACGAGAAGTGCTATCCGCTGTACGCGAAGGCCAACGAACTCGATATTCCTGTGAGTTTCCAGACCGGCCAGTCGGCCGAACCGCTGCCCAGCGAACCCGGGCACCCGATGTACGCCGACGAGGTCGCGATGGACTTCCCCGAGTTGACGCTCGTGCTCACCCACACCGGGTGGCCCTGGACGGAAGAGTGGTGTTCGATGCTCTGGCGACACCCCAACGTCTACGGCAACATCGGCGCGTACTATCCCTCCTTCCTCCCCGACAGTCAGGTGGAGTTCATCGACGGCCGCATCCGCGACAAGGTTATGTGGGCGACCAACGGCCTCGGCCTGCAACGGTGCAAGGAGGAGTTCCTCGACCTGGATATCCGTGACGAGACCAAGCGGGCCGTCCTCCGCGAGAACGCGCTCGACGTGTTCGACATCTAAGCGCCGACGTCGACCGTCACTGACAGCTCTCCCACCGGTCCAGTATTTTTAATACACGACGACGTCTCCTTCGGGTATGGAGTTCGGATTGACGAATACGCAGCAGATGATCCAGTCTCAGATTCGCGACTACGTGACCGACAACGTCGTCGGCGAGAACCTGGACTGGGACGACGAGGACTTCCCCCACGACATCTACGACGACCTGATCGACATGGGCGTGCTCGGCCTGCACCTCCCCGAGGAGGCCGGCGGCGAGGGGTTCGATCCGGTAACGGCAGGACTCGTCTACGAGGAACTGGGTCGTGGCGACGTGGGTCTCACCATGCTCGCGCTCTCGGAGAACCTGGCGACCAAGATCGTCTGGGAGTACGGCGACGACCACCATCGGGAGGTCTCGAAGCGAGTCTGTGCGGGCGAAGACCACATCTGTTTCGCGCTCACCGAACCGGATCACGGATCGGACGCCCAGAACATCGAGACGACGGCCGAACCGACCGACGACGGGTTCGTCCTCTCCGGTGAGAAGACGGCGATCACCGGCGCGACGCTGGCGGATCACGGGCTCATCCTCGCGCGGGAGACGGGTGGCCCCGACGACATCCGGGCGTTCCTCGTCGACCTCGACAGAGAGGGGATCGACATCCAGCCCTACGCCGGGCTCGGGTGTGAGGTGAGCGGCTGGGGGCAGATCTTCCTCGACGACGTGGAGATCCCGTCCGATGCCCGGGTCAGCGACGAGAACGCGTTCAAGATGGCGATGCGGACCTTCGACAAGTCCCGCGCGTGGATCGCTCTCTACGCGCTCGGGGCGGCCCAGCAGTCGCTGGACGAGACGGCGACCTACCTCACCGACCGCGAGGCGATGGGGAACCCGCTCGCCAGCTATCAGGGACCCCAGTTCGAGCACGCCGAGTGGCAGACTCGCGTCGAGGCCGCCCGTCTCAAGGCTTACCAGACGCTCTGGAAGGCCGACGCGGGCGAACCGCACACGAAGGACGCGGCGATGACGAAGTGGTACGCGCCGGAGGTCGCCGTCGACACCGTCCGCGCCTGTCTCGTCCTGCACGGCCACTACGGCTACTCCGACGACTTCGGGATCGGCAAACGCCTGCAGGACGTGCTCGGCCAGCAGATCGCCGACGGCGCGCCCCACGTCCAGAAGCTCATCGTCGCCCGCGAGACGTTCGGTCGCGAGTACCGCTCGTACTGATCGGCGCTCTCCAGTCCCCTCTGCACTGCTGTCGGTACTGTCTCTCGTAGCGCCCCGTGGTTTCGGCGGAACCGAACTATTAATGCCGCAGCCGTCCGGTTTCGGAGTATGCTCGACTACTACGGTCTGGAAGCGGACCTGTCGGAGGAAGAGCGGATGATCCAGGAGTCGGCCCGGGAGTTCGTCGACGAGAAGGTGCGACCCGATATCGGGGAACACTGGATCGAGGGCACGTTCCCGAAGGACCTGATCCCCGAGATGGGTGAGATGGGCTTTTACGCACCGAATCTGGAGGGGTACGGCTCGCCGAACGTCAGCGAGACGGCCTACGGCCTCCTGATGCAGGAACTGGAAGCCTGCGATTCCGGCCTGCGCTCGATGGCCAGCGTCCAGGGCGCGCTCGTCATGTACCCGATCCACGCCTACGGCAGCGAGGAGCAGAAAGAGGAGTGGCTGCCAAAACTCGGGAGCGGCGAAGCGGTCGGCTGTTTCGGTCTCACAGAGCCGGAACACGGTTCGAACCCGACGGCGATGGAGACTCGCGCCGAGGAGGCCGACGGCGGCTACCGACTCAACGGGTCGAAGACGTGGATCACGAACTCCCCCATCGCCGACGTGGCGATCGTCTGGGCCCGCGATCGGACAGATCCCGACACACCCGTCCGGGGCTTCCTCGTCGAGACCGACCGCGACGGCGTCTCCACCAACAAGATCGACGAGAAGCTCTCGCTGCGGGCGTCCATTACGGGCGAGATCGGCCTCAACGACGTGTTCGTCCCCGAGGAGAACATCCTCCCTGGCGTCGAGGGGATGGGCGGTCCACTGGGCTGTCTCACGCAGGCCCGCTACGGTATCGCGTGGGGCGCGATCGGTGCGGCGCGTGACGGCTTCGAGACCGCACGCCAGTACGCCACCGACCGCGACCAGTTCGGCGGCCCCATCGCCCGGTTCCAGCTCCAGCAGGACAAGCTGGCGGAGATGGCCACCCAGATCACGCTCGCGCAACTGCTCGCCCACCGACTCGCCGACCTCAAGGAACGCGGCGACATGCGTCCCCAGCACGTCTCGATGGCCAAGCGCAACAACGTCCGGATGGCGCGCAATCAGTCCCGGATCGCCCGCGAAATCCTCGGCGGGAACGGAATTACGGCGGACTACTCCCCGATGCGCCACATGGCGAATCTGGAAACGGTCTACACCTACGAGGGCACTCACGACATCCACACCCTGATCCTCGGGGAAGATCTCACCGGCTTCGCGGCCTACGAACAATGACAAGCGATACCGATCCCGTGGTCGTCGGTGCGGTGCGGACAGCACAGGGGAAACAGGACGGCGTGTACGCCGACGTGCGGAGCGAGGACCTCTCGGTCCCGCTCGTGAACGAATTGCTGTCGACTACCGGAGTGTCCAGCGACGACGTCGACGACCTCCAGTGGGGCTGTGCGAAGCAGGTCAAAGAGCAGGGGAACAACCTCGCCCGTATCATCGCGCTGCTCTCGGACCTCGGCGAGTCCGTGCCCGCGACGACGATCGATCGCCTCTGTGGCTCGTCGGCCCAGGCGATCGCGACCGCATCCGACGCGATTCGCGCGGGTCAGCGCGAGTGTCTCATCGCGGGCGGCGTCGAGAACATGTCACGCGTCGAGCGCGATTTCGGCATCGACTCCTACCCCGGCATCCGCGAACGGTACGACGTGGACGACCTCCGGATGGGGATGACCGCCGAAGCAGTCGCCGAGCGGTTCGACGTTAGCCGTGAGGTACAGGACGCCTACGCCGCTCGCTCCCAGCAACGGGCCGTCGCGGCGACCGAAGACGGCCGATTCGACGAGGAGATCGTCCCGATCGAAGCGGGTGACGACACCATCACCGAGGACGAGGGACTCCGACCCGGCACGACGGCCGAGAAACTCGCCGATCTGCCGACCGTGTTCGAAGAAGATGGCACGGTCACGCCCGGCAACGCCTCCCAGATCTCGGACGGCGCGGCCGCGGTCATGCTCACGTCGCGCCGGTTCGCCGAGGAGCACGACCTCGACATTCTGGCCGAAGTCGGCGCACACGAGGTCGCCGGCGTCGATCCCGAGATCATGGGGATCGGCCCGGTGCCCGCGGTCCGGGGCCTGATGGAGCGGGCCGGGACGACCATGGACGACTACGACCTCGTCGAACTGAACGAGGCGTTCGCGAGTCAGACGCTGTACTGCCAGCGGGAACTCGGCATCGACGACGACAGCTTCAACGTCAACGGCGGAGCTATCGCCATCGGCCACCCGCTCGGTGCCTCCGGCGCTCGCCTGCCGGTGACGCTCGTCCACGAGATGCACCGCCGAGACGTCGACCGCGGGCTCTCGACGATGTGTATCGGCTACGGGCAGGGGATCGCGATCGAGTTCCGGGTCCCCTGACTCCTCGTCTGGATTTTATAGGAGAATAGAGCAGTACCGACGACGTTCGATATCCGACGGGTTCAGTTCACGCCGAGGAGGCTGTTCCGCCGGTCCTCGTTCAGGTCGTCGAGGTGGCCCTC
This Halorientalis sp. IM1011 DNA region includes the following protein-coding sequences:
- a CDS encoding IclR family transcriptional regulator — protein: MTNDGRIKSIQTAFELIEGLEQLDGARASTLADHVDKPVSTVHDYLQTLEQIQYVTKHDNVYRPGTRFLEIGEAERVKRPLYQVAEPELTSLAEETGELATLMVEEHGKGVLLDIEEGEAAIQLHTYPGVRMPLHTSALGKAILAHLPEERVDEIIDEHGLTAMTKNTVTERDRLDDQLEDAREQGFVIDRGERIDGVLCLAAPILGRQDLVLGAICVCSPASRIDNDEDLERIRDAVMRTANMIQVNLNYSDTR
- a CDS encoding SDR family NAD(P)-dependent oxidoreductase: MRGLAETTAIVTGSGQGIGRAIALRLAEEGATIAVNDLEEERAAETVAEIEDAGGEALTAVADVTDYEDVQSMVDEVVEAEGGVDLLVNNAGWDVMEWFVDQDPDVWNRIIDINLKGQINCAHAVANHYVDTDTDGKIINVASDAARVGSSGEAVYSGAKGGIISFTKTIARELARTGVNCNAIAPGPTETPLTDDMKESDLGEKILGGMEQKVPLGRMAEPEDIAGGVAFLASSDADFITGQVLSISGGLTMVG
- a CDS encoding class I adenylate-forming enzyme family protein, translating into MEWRANESALEIVETGETLTYAEFDERVNRVANALSDRGIRKGDRVAMVLFNTAEFPLTLYACYKLGAVPVPINFMLARDNFRYIVDDVAPKVAVYDADVEDDFSAALADADVSPHTVGVGGCSDSDEEFETLTDHDDGSAPPEVPIEPDDPTYILYTSGTTGMPKGVTFTAETASNRAQESARNIGISQSSVALQLSPWFHAGGVDITVHPVVEAGGTILVTQDWEPDSVVEMVETYGVTHIVGVPTVAQRMTELDDLEDRDLSSLECLLCMGSPLSKQLAEAIMETITPNLYNGYGTTETLLDTMLRPEDLPEQAGSAGRPTNDTEVNVIEFDRSRVVAPDETVPQGEEGEIVVNSGAALDYYFGSKEKTKESIRSGWYYTDDLGVVNDDGYLRITGRADDMILSGGELVSPIEVEETLEAHDEVEAVTVVGTEDEEWGQVVTAYVVADGLDADDLEEYCKTHEGLADYKRPRKYEFVDEIERTATGKKQRYKYRD
- a CDS encoding SDR family NAD(P)-dependent oxidoreductase, producing MSAIQSPDWQDAVVVITGASRGLGRAIAERFGARGATVVVNYRSNEEAAAETVVAVEEAHPEAEALAVQADAGDPDAIDYLFDRVDDEFGTVDVFVHNAAVTAFKPLDEVTAKDIALTYDLGVTGFLLATQRALDLMDGDGSVVAVSGNDSHTYMPLHGLLASAKAALECLVRYLAVEQAEKGIRVNAVNPGPLRKDNYYASVSEETAAAMEDLEERVPNGDTVPPEAVAESVALLADPRNEWVTGEVLHVDGGLAAL
- a CDS encoding amidohydrolase family protein translates to MDVQAIDTMCRGFYVEPELAKPLFEVREFRTLAKSTFGGVMAKHDIPEDEMWRVFGVLGNDSLEETVDEMDEVGVEKIFIDQLVQWSRDAKEALTLLSVEELAEMVDRSDGRVVPGVGYNPHRIPESLERIERAVEDHDFKYVWFHPMTFGLEPTDEKCYPLYAKANELDIPVSFQTGQSAEPLPSEPGHPMYADEVAMDFPELTLVLTHTGWPWTEEWCSMLWRHPNVYGNIGAYYPSFLPDSQVEFIDGRIRDKVMWATNGLGLQRCKEEFLDLDIRDETKRAVLRENALDVFDI
- a CDS encoding acyl-CoA dehydrogenase family protein, translated to MEFGLTNTQQMIQSQIRDYVTDNVVGENLDWDDEDFPHDIYDDLIDMGVLGLHLPEEAGGEGFDPVTAGLVYEELGRGDVGLTMLALSENLATKIVWEYGDDHHREVSKRVCAGEDHICFALTEPDHGSDAQNIETTAEPTDDGFVLSGEKTAITGATLADHGLILARETGGPDDIRAFLVDLDREGIDIQPYAGLGCEVSGWGQIFLDDVEIPSDARVSDENAFKMAMRTFDKSRAWIALYALGAAQQSLDETATYLTDREAMGNPLASYQGPQFEHAEWQTRVEAARLKAYQTLWKADAGEPHTKDAAMTKWYAPEVAVDTVRACLVLHGHYGYSDDFGIGKRLQDVLGQQIADGAPHVQKLIVARETFGREYRSY
- a CDS encoding acyl-CoA dehydrogenase family protein; its protein translation is MLDYYGLEADLSEEERMIQESAREFVDEKVRPDIGEHWIEGTFPKDLIPEMGEMGFYAPNLEGYGSPNVSETAYGLLMQELEACDSGLRSMASVQGALVMYPIHAYGSEEQKEEWLPKLGSGEAVGCFGLTEPEHGSNPTAMETRAEEADGGYRLNGSKTWITNSPIADVAIVWARDRTDPDTPVRGFLVETDRDGVSTNKIDEKLSLRASITGEIGLNDVFVPEENILPGVEGMGGPLGCLTQARYGIAWGAIGAARDGFETARQYATDRDQFGGPIARFQLQQDKLAEMATQITLAQLLAHRLADLKERGDMRPQHVSMAKRNNVRMARNQSRIAREILGGNGITADYSPMRHMANLETVYTYEGTHDIHTLILGEDLTGFAAYEQ
- a CDS encoding thiolase family protein, encoding MTSDTDPVVVGAVRTAQGKQDGVYADVRSEDLSVPLVNELLSTTGVSSDDVDDLQWGCAKQVKEQGNNLARIIALLSDLGESVPATTIDRLCGSSAQAIATASDAIRAGQRECLIAGGVENMSRVERDFGIDSYPGIRERYDVDDLRMGMTAEAVAERFDVSREVQDAYAARSQQRAVAATEDGRFDEEIVPIEAGDDTITEDEGLRPGTTAEKLADLPTVFEEDGTVTPGNASQISDGAAAVMLTSRRFAEEHDLDILAEVGAHEVAGVDPEIMGIGPVPAVRGLMERAGTTMDDYDLVELNEAFASQTLYCQRELGIDDDSFNVNGGAIAIGHPLGASGARLPVTLVHEMHRRDVDRGLSTMCIGYGQGIAIEFRVP